In one window of Reinekea forsetii DNA:
- the pabC gene encoding aminodeoxychorismate lyase — MHISLLNGVSGAIPLSHRGLAYGDGLFETLLADQHGPHFLGPHLDRLSAGTHRLGMAWSSAQRLALRGQLTALCAHLDAPHLIKVMLLRSNPGRGYDFDPLLQQTDVLVQCSPYHRPDWAAQGASVALSETHVSVNSTLAGMKHLNRLDSVLARQSARRQGVDEVLMATDSGSIVEASSANLFFFRHGYWSTPPVDQAGVAGVIRQQLLTRFPDIQISALAVDELDQVDAAFLSNSLMGLVPIESLMARPLPRHADIHLFHSELAQTC; from the coding sequence ATGCATATCAGTCTGTTAAATGGCGTCAGTGGCGCCATTCCATTATCCCACCGAGGTTTAGCTTATGGCGATGGCCTGTTTGAGACGCTGTTAGCCGATCAACATGGGCCTCACTTTCTCGGGCCGCATCTTGATCGCCTCAGCGCCGGCACCCATCGTTTGGGTATGGCATGGTCCAGCGCGCAGAGGCTTGCGCTGCGCGGACAATTGACCGCGCTCTGTGCCCATCTGGATGCACCCCATCTGATTAAAGTCATGTTGTTGAGAAGCAACCCCGGGCGCGGCTATGATTTCGACCCCCTGTTACAACAGACCGATGTTCTCGTGCAATGCAGTCCCTATCATCGTCCCGACTGGGCGGCGCAGGGCGCTTCGGTTGCCCTGTCCGAGACCCACGTCAGCGTCAACTCGACTCTGGCCGGCATGAAGCACCTCAATCGGCTGGATTCGGTTTTGGCTCGTCAGAGCGCGCGGCGACAAGGTGTCGATGAGGTCTTGATGGCCACCGACAGCGGCTCTATTGTCGAAGCCAGCTCTGCCAATCTATTCTTTTTTCGGCATGGGTACTGGTCTACACCACCGGTTGATCAGGCCGGTGTCGCCGGTGTAATACGTCAGCAGCTGCTGACCCGTTTCCCTGACATTCAGATCAGCGCACTGGCGGTGGATGAGCTGGACCAGGTCGATGCGGCTTTTTTGTCCAATAGTCTAATGGGTCTAGTCCCGATTGAATCCTTAATGGCGCGGCCGTTACCGCG
- the fabF gene encoding beta-ketoacyl-ACP synthase II translates to MSKRRVVVTGLGCISPLGNSVASTWAGILAGKSGVNRIELFDAEKFTTKFAAQVKDFNPADYMNPKDTKKMDGFIQYGYAAAVEAIQDSGIEATEATAGRIGIAIGSGIGGLDTIEKNHLALQKGGPRRISPFFVPAAIINMISGNLSIEYGFKGPNIAITTACTTGTHNIGYAARTIAYGDADAMVAGGAEMASGQLGMGGFGAARALSTRNDDPTRASRPWDRDRDGFVLGDGAGVVVLEEYESAKARGAKIYAELTGFGMSGDAYHMTSPPADGAGAAAAMDNALRDAGLNPLDVNYINAHGTSTLAGDLAESQAVKRLYGGDADKIVVSSTKSMIGHLLGAAGAVEAIFCILAIKDQVAPPTINLDNPDPACDLDYVPHTARNMVINHALSNSFGFGGTNGSLIFSKV, encoded by the coding sequence ATGTCAAAACGACGTGTGGTGGTAACTGGGCTGGGTTGTATTAGTCCATTAGGGAATTCAGTCGCATCAACGTGGGCGGGTATTTTGGCCGGAAAAAGCGGCGTGAATCGCATCGAGCTGTTCGATGCTGAAAAATTCACCACCAAATTTGCGGCTCAGGTGAAAGATTTCAATCCAGCCGACTATATGAATCCTAAAGATACCAAAAAGATGGATGGTTTTATTCAATACGGCTATGCGGCCGCTGTTGAAGCGATCCAGGACTCCGGTATTGAAGCGACTGAAGCCACCGCCGGTCGAATTGGCATTGCCATCGGTTCAGGCATCGGGGGGCTCGATACTATCGAGAAGAATCATCTTGCTCTGCAAAAGGGTGGCCCACGCCGTATTTCACCCTTTTTTGTCCCCGCTGCCATTATCAACATGATTTCGGGCAACCTATCCATCGAGTATGGTTTTAAAGGCCCAAATATTGCCATTACAACTGCCTGCACCACGGGCACACACAATATTGGTTATGCCGCGCGCACGATCGCCTACGGCGATGCCGATGCGATGGTAGCAGGCGGTGCCGAAATGGCGTCCGGCCAGTTGGGCATGGGCGGTTTCGGCGCGGCGCGGGCCTTATCCACGCGCAACGATGATCCAACGCGCGCCAGTCGTCCGTGGGATCGAGATCGAGACGGTTTCGTGCTCGGTGATGGTGCCGGTGTGGTCGTGCTCGAAGAATATGAGAGCGCCAAGGCCCGCGGTGCGAAGATATATGCCGAATTAACCGGTTTTGGTATGAGTGGCGATGCCTATCATATGACCTCACCGCCTGCCGATGGCGCTGGTGCCGCGGCCGCTATGGACAACGCCTTACGGGATGCCGGTTTAAATCCGTTAGACGTTAACTACATTAATGCCCATGGCACCTCGACACTGGCCGGTGATTTGGCTGAATCGCAAGCGGTTAAACGTCTCTATGGTGGCGATGCGGACAAAATCGTGGTCAGCTCGACCAAATCGATGATTGGCCACTTGCTCGGCGCTGCCGGTGCAGTGGAGGCGATTTTCTGTATCTTGGCGATCAAAGATCAGGTTGCTCCCCCGACCATCAACCTGGATAACCCGGATCCGGCCTGTGATCTTGACTACGTTCCTCACACGGCGCGTAATATGGTGATCAATCATGCGCTCAGCAATTCATTTGGTTTTGGCGGTACAAACGGCTCTCTTATCTTCAGCAAAGTTTGA
- the acpP gene encoding acyl carrier protein — MSSIEDRVKKIVCEQLGAKEEDVNAKSSFIDDLGADSLDTVNLVMALEEEFETEIPDEESEKLQTVQDAIDYVNTHVG; from the coding sequence ATGAGCAGCATCGAAGATCGAGTTAAAAAAATAGTTTGTGAACAGTTAGGCGCTAAAGAAGAAGACGTCAACGCAAAATCATCTTTTATCGATGATCTGGGTGCCGATTCTCTGGATACGGTTAACTTGGTGATGGCTTTGGAAGAAGAATTCGAAACTGAAATTCCAGATGAAGAATCTGAGAAATTACAGACTGTTCAGGACGCGATCGATTACGTAAACACCCACGTGGGTTAA